From a region of the Candidatus Eisenbacteria bacterium genome:
- a CDS encoding T9SS type A sorting domain-containing protein has product MCAPPCRPGGPLLAADGQGGVFICWEDSRNNTDSNVYAQHLTSEGSIAPGWPADGISVVAEIRSQTPLAIEPDGLGGVYIAWYDDRQLVLPGGGTSRDIYVQHLLADGSIAPGWAVNGLAASRAPDEQARATLATDGVGGVYVLWVDWRNRLAPNTADPYAQHFRYDGTLAPGWPADGLSLTSAPGGQGTLFFRCALPDGEGGLIAPFGDGNSGNPNGDMFATRVRPDGTFAPGWSHGGQAVLENRAGRSVAIDGAGGFLTLGVTIRDFFDREIYVRRFLFDGTAAAGWPPGGVAMFPVALGTGRSFVEGDGSGGALVAWDGSQPGRPYGVFATKRLGDGTLAPGWTTDGTLLSEPGARANQFAAGLAGDGAGGAYVLWEYSAWDFFDNPAFIQHVTASGSLAAGWPEFGRRVSTNPNGHQEPIMVSDGMGGAIVVWHGLAGYFAQRIYADSPTAALLALAQAEASAERVRLVWQGVGAGALDAMVERHTAASAWEAIGRAVREHADALSYEDRAMMPGTRHAYRLRYADAHGEQVTEPAWVSVPARLELSLEGFRPNPSPATPMVAFTLAAAEAARLEVFDVAGRRVMVREVGGLGPGRHALRLDDARLSAGVYVVRLVTTSRTLLTRGVVAR; this is encoded by the coding sequence ATGTGCGCCCCCCCTTGCAGGCCGGGTGGCCCGCTCCTCGCCGCCGACGGCCAGGGCGGTGTCTTCATCTGCTGGGAAGACAGTCGTAACAATACGGACTCCAACGTCTACGCCCAGCACCTCACGTCGGAGGGCAGCATTGCGCCGGGCTGGCCAGCGGACGGGATTTCGGTCGTGGCGGAGATTCGGTCGCAGACTCCGCTCGCAATCGAACCCGATGGCCTGGGTGGGGTCTACATCGCGTGGTACGACGACCGGCAACTGGTTCTGCCCGGGGGCGGCACCTCACGAGACATCTACGTGCAGCATCTGTTGGCCGACGGATCGATCGCGCCCGGTTGGGCGGTGAACGGCCTCGCGGCCTCGCGAGCACCGGATGAGCAAGCGCGCGCGACGCTGGCCACGGATGGAGTGGGTGGGGTGTACGTCCTGTGGGTGGACTGGCGCAATCGCCTTGCCCCCAACACGGCTGACCCGTATGCGCAGCACTTTCGCTACGACGGCACGCTGGCGCCGGGCTGGCCGGCCGATGGCCTGTCGCTGACCTCGGCGCCCGGGGGCCAGGGCACGCTCTTCTTTCGCTGCGCGCTCCCGGATGGCGAGGGCGGCTTGATCGCTCCGTTCGGCGACGGCAACTCCGGCAACCCCAATGGCGACATGTTCGCGACCCGCGTGCGACCCGACGGCACGTTCGCGCCGGGGTGGTCGCACGGCGGTCAGGCGGTGCTCGAGAACCGCGCGGGGCGCAGCGTGGCCATCGACGGCGCGGGCGGATTCCTCACCCTGGGTGTGACGATCCGGGACTTCTTCGATCGCGAGATCTACGTGCGCCGGTTCCTGTTCGACGGCACGGCCGCGGCCGGCTGGCCACCCGGCGGGGTTGCGATGTTCCCGGTGGCGCTCGGCACCGGCCGTTCGTTCGTGGAGGGGGACGGCAGCGGCGGTGCGCTGGTCGCATGGGATGGCTCTCAGCCCGGGCGACCGTACGGAGTGTTCGCGACAAAGCGCCTCGGCGACGGCACGTTGGCCCCGGGCTGGACCACGGACGGCACCCTGCTGAGCGAACCCGGTGCGCGCGCCAACCAGTTCGCGGCCGGGCTGGCAGGCGATGGTGCCGGTGGCGCTTATGTGCTGTGGGAGTACTCGGCGTGGGACTTCTTCGACAACCCCGCGTTCATTCAACATGTGACGGCGTCGGGATCGCTGGCTGCGGGCTGGCCCGAGTTCGGGCGCCGAGTGTCGACGAACCCCAATGGCCACCAGGAGCCCATCATGGTCTCGGATGGCATGGGTGGCGCGATCGTCGTGTGGCACGGGCTGGCCGGCTATTTCGCGCAGCGCATCTACGCCGACTCGCCGACCGCTGCGCTGCTCGCACTCGCGCAGGCGGAGGCGAGTGCCGAGCGGGTGCGGCTGGTGTGGCAGGGCGTGGGCGCGGGCGCCCTCGATGCCATGGTCGAGCGGCACACCGCAGCGAGCGCATGGGAGGCGATCGGCCGTGCCGTGCGCGAGCACGCCGATGCGCTGAGCTACGAAGATCGCGCGATGATGCCGGGTACTCGCCACGCCTATCGCCTGCGCTACGCCGACGCGCACGGCGAGCAGGTGACCGAGCCGGCGTGGGTCAGTGTGCCGGCGCGGCTCGAGCTTTCGCTCGAGGGCTTCCGCCCCAACCCCTCGCCGGCGACCCCGATGGTGGCGTTCACGCTCGCGGCTGCGGAAGCGGCGCGACTCGAGGTGTTCGATGTCGCCGGGCGCCGCGTGATGGTGCGCGAGGTCGGCGGGCTCGGCCCCGGCCGCCACGCGCTGCGCCTCGATGACGCGCGCCTCTCAGCCGGCGTCTACGTCGTGCGACTCGTCACCACCTCGCGCACGTTGCTCACTCGCGGGGTGGTGGCGCGGTGA